The following DNA comes from Thermithiobacillus tepidarius DSM 3134.
TCTGGCATTTCTGCTTTTGAGCTCCTGCAGCACGAGCTCCCCGCTCGCCTCCCGCAATGCGGACTTGGCGCTCGCCGGCGGCATCGGCGGCACGGGCATCAGCGGCATCGGCGGCACCGGCATCACCGCCTACGGCATCGTGCAAGGCTTCGGCAGCATTTTCGTGAATGGTCGGGAGTACTTCCTGGATGAGCGGACCGAGGTGCTGCTGAACGGCATGCCCGCCCGGGAAAGCGATCTGCACATCGGCGACGTGGTCGCGGTGGAGGCCCGGCTGGATGCCCGCTCCGGCCACGCGCGCACCTTGCGCGTGCATAGCGATTATCAGCTGCAAGGACTGGTGGAACGAGTGGACCGCGAGAACGGCAGCCTCGAGCTGCTGGGACAGACGATCCAGGCGGGCAAACTCCTCGCCAGCCAAGACCCCCGCTACCAGACGCTGCGCCTGGAGGACATCCGAGCCGGCGACCTGATCGCCATGCACGGTTTCGTCCGGGGCAACGGCGCCTGGACGGCCACCCGCCTGACCCGTCTCGACATCCCCGCAACGAAGGCGGCTGCCCCGTTCATCCTGCGGGGCACGGTACGCGCCATCGACACGCAGAAGGCGGTCCTGCAAGTCGGGCAGCGGGAGATTGCCGTCGCTCAGCCGCAGCAGTTGAAGGATATCCGGATCGGTCAGCGAGTCGTGGTGCGGGGCCGCTATGCGCCTGGTGCCTTGCAAGCCCTGAGGGTCCGACCCGAGCACATCCTCATCGGCAAGGCCGGAGACCAGGTGGAAATGCAGGGCTATCTCTATCAGCAGCCTGGCTCCCGCCAGCTCGTCAGCAACGGCATTCCCGTGGGCGCAGCTGACGCTGCGCAGGCCAAGGCCGGCAGCTTCGTTACCATGCAGGGCACCTTAGCGCCTGACAGGGGCCTGGTGATCCGGCGGATCGAACTCAGCAACAGCCCGCTGGACACTCCGGCCTTCCCGCTGACCCCAGTGCGACGCCCGGCGCTGCCTGTACAGGATCGCTCCGGCATTCAGCGCCCCGAGATCCAGCGGCCCGATATCCTGCGCCCGCAGATCCAACGCCCCGAAATCCAACGTCCGGAGACGCCGCGGCCTTGAGCCCGTCCTGACAACGGCGCGGCGGCAGCAAGCGGGCCCTCGCCCGCCGCTCCTGCACCCGGCCATGACTGGGCCGGATTAGATGCCCAGCTCTGGGTCCAGCGGGTTCGGGTCGCGCAGCAGCTCCTGGATCAGGCGCACCTTGTCGCTTTGGGCGAGGAAGGCGTGGACGCAGTCGGGGTCGAAGTGGCGGCCGGCCTGCTGCTGGAGGTAGCGGCGGGCATCGGCGACCGACCAGGCCGGCTTGTAGGGCCGGGTGGAGGTCAGGGCATCGTAGACGTCGGCCACCGCCACGATGCGGGCGGCCAGCGGAATGGCCTGGCCGCGCAGGCCCTGCGGATAGCCGCTGCCGTCGTACTGCTCGTGATGGCCCAGGGCAATCACCGCGCCGAGCTGCAGATAGCGCGACGGACTGCCGCTCAGGATGGCATGGCCGATCGTGGTGTGCGCCTGCATGATGCGGAACTCCTCGGCGGTGAGCCGGCCGGCCTTGAGCAGGATGCTGTCGGGCACGCCGATCTTGCCGATGTCGTGCATGGGCGCGGCCAGCTCGATCTCGTCGCACTCGGCCTCGCTCAGGCCCACGGCTTCGGCCAACAGGCGCGAGTACTTGGCCATGCGCAGCACGTGATTGCCGGTCTCCTCGTCGCGGTACTCGCCGGCCTTGGCCAGGCGCAGCAGGGTCTCGCGCTCGCGGGCGCGGATCTCGCGGGTGGCCAGGGCCACCTGGTCTTCCAGCCAGTGGGCGCGGTGCTTGATGAGCTGCTGCTGGCGGCGCAGGGTCAGCAGGTTGCGGCAGCGGGCGCGGCATTCGTACTGGTCGATGGGACGGGTGAGGAAGTCGCTGGCGCCGGCATCCAGGGCCTGGTAGCGGATCTGCGGGTCCTCCACCACCGTGATCACCACCAGCGGCACGTCGGCGCAGCCGGGCAGGGCGCGGATGCGCTGGATGAAGGTCACGCCGTCCATGCTCGGCATCTTGTAGTCGGTCAGGATCAGGTCCGGCGGCTGCCGCTGGGCACGCGCCAGCGCCGCCTCCGGCTCCGCAAAACTCTCCACCACCAAGCCCGGATCCATCGCCCGCACCAGCTCCTCCAGAATCTTCCGGCC
Coding sequences within:
- a CDS encoding DUF5666 domain-containing protein, which produces MKAPGGFKSLRFWGAALAFLLLSSCSTSSPLASRNADLALAGGIGGTGISGIGGTGITAYGIVQGFGSIFVNGREYFLDERTEVLLNGMPARESDLHIGDVVAVEARLDARSGHARTLRVHSDYQLQGLVERVDRENGSLELLGQTIQAGKLLASQDPRYQTLRLEDIRAGDLIAMHGFVRGNGAWTATRLTRLDIPATKAAAPFILRGTVRAIDTQKAVLQVGQREIAVAQPQQLKDIRIGQRVVVRGRYAPGALQALRVRPEHILIGKAGDQVEMQGYLYQQPGSRQLVSNGIPVGAADAAQAKAGSFVTMQGTLAPDRGLVIRRIELSNSPLDTPAFPLTPVRRPALPVQDRSGIQRPEIQRPDILRPQIQRPEIQRPETPRP
- a CDS encoding HD-GYP domain-containing protein, encoding GRKILEELVRAMDPGLVVESFAEPEAALARAQRQPPDLILTDYKMPSMDGVTFIQRIRALPGCADVPLVVITVVEDPQIRYQALDAGASDFLTRPIDQYECRARCRNLLTLRRQQQLIKHRAHWLEDQVALATREIRARERETLLRLAKAGEYRDEETGNHVLRMAKYSRLLAEAVGLSEAECDEIELAAPMHDIGKIGVPDSILLKAGRLTAEEFRIMQAHTTIGHAILSGSPSRYLQLGAVIALGHHEQYDGSGYPQGLRGQAIPLAARIVAVADVYDALTSTRPYKPAWSVADARRYLQQQAGRHFDPDCVHAFLAQSDKVRLIQELLRDPNPLDPELGI